From Pseudomonas sp. G2-4:
AGCGAAGTCGCGAAACGGACCGGACAGGGCGAACAGCTTGATAAAGGCCTGTTTGTTCAATTGCAGGCAGAACGTGTCTTCGCCGGCCAGGTGCTCGGTGCGGGTCGCTCGCTCGCCCAGCAGTGCGGCAAGGGGGAAACATTCGCCAGTGGTGATTTCGAACGTGGTCTCGGTACCACCCTTGGCCGAATGCGGACGCTCACCTACCACCCGACCCTGCTTGACGATGTAAAAGTGTTCCACCGGACCGTCGTCCGGCTTGATGATGGTTTCGCCAGGCGCGTAAAAACGCAGCAGGCATTGTTCCACCAGATAGGCCAGGTGAGCGTTTTCCATCTGGTTGAACGGGGGGAAGCGTTGCAGAAACTGCAACGTGCCCTGGATGTTTTGCAACACCGCGGTTTTCCCTGCCTGGATGAAGGCGTCCGTTCTTTTCATAACCATTACGCAGTCTTTTTTAAATTGTTGTGGTCGGATCTGTTCCCCATGGTCGGCCCCTGAGCACGGAGTGCCCATTGGACGTAAGTCTAGGTCGCCGAAAAAGGAACGGGACTACGGAAAAAGCTGACGTTTGACGTCCGAAAATTCTTCAATGGATGCACTTGGAAAAAAATCCGACGAAGTGCACATTGAAGCGCCGCGGAACGATGTCTGACCACTGTGCCAGGGGATCGATTTAAAGAACGTAGAGAACATCATGTCCGACCACGATATTTTGAGTGACGCCGAGCGCGAGGCGCTGAGTGCCGTCATGCTGGAGCCTGACCTGCCGCCGCAGCGAGTCTTGATCGTCGATGACGACAAGGATGCCCGCGAACTGTTGTCGGAGATTCTGGCGCTGGACGGGATTCACTGCATGACCGCCGCCAGTGGCGAAACGGCACTCAATATGCTGGAAACCAAGCCGTCGATCGGCCTGTTGATCACCGACCTGCGCATGGGCAACGTCGATGGCCTGGAACTGGTCCGTCTGGTGCGCGAGTCGCCGAGAGCGGCGCTGCCGATCATCATCGTCTCCGGCGACGCCGACGTGAAGGACGCCATTGAAGCCATGCACCTGAGCGTGGTGGATTTCCTGCTCAAGCCGATCGATACCGAAAAATTGCTCGGGTTGGTCAAGCATGAGTTGGGGATGGATCTGTAGCCTGTATCCCATTGTGCCGAAGCGCTCTTGTGGCGAGGGAGCTTGCTCCCGCTGGGCTGCGAAGCAGCCCTCTTTTTCCAGCATTCAAAACTTCATGGGCTGACTGACGACTGCTGCGCAGTCGAGCGGGAGCAAGCTCCCTCGCCACAAAAGCGGGGTCGTGTATTGCCAATGAAAAAGCCCTGATCTTTCGATCAGGGCTTTTTCATTGCATCACTACCGCTCAATCACAACCCATTGGCTGCCTTGAACTCGCGACGACGACGGTGCAGCACCGGCTCGGTGTAGCCGTTTGGCTGCTTGGTGCCTTCGATCACCAGCTCGACTGCCGCCTGGAAGGCGATGTTGCTGTCGAAGTCCGGCGCCAGCGGACGGTACAGCGGGTCGCTGGCGTTCTGGCGGTCCACCACCGGGGCCATGCGCTTGAGGCTTTCCATCACCTGGTCTTGCGTGACGATGCCGTGGCGCAGCCAGTTGGCGATGTGCTGGCTGGAAATACGCAGCGTTGCACGGTCTTCCATCAGGCCGATGTCGTTGATGTCCGGCACCTTCGAACAGCCGACGCCTTGGTCGATCCAGCGCACCACGTAGCCAAGGATGCCCTGGGCGTTGTTGTCCAGTTCGTTCTTGATCTGCTCCGGTGTCCAGTTCGGGTCGACAGCCAGCGGGATGGTCAGGATGTCATCCACCGAAGCGCGAGCGCGCTTGGCCAGTTCGGCCTGGCGGGCGAACACGTCGACCTTGTGATAGTGCAGCGCATGCAGGGCGGCAGCCGTCGGTGATGGAACCCAGGCGGTGTTGGCGCCGGCCAGCGGATGAGCGATCTTCTGCTCAAGCATCGCCGCCATCAGGTCCGGCATCGCCCACATGCCCTTGCCGATCTGGGCTCGACCTTGCAGGCCGGTGCTCAGGCCGATGTCGACGTTCCAGTTTTCGTACGCGGCGATCCACTTCTCGGCTTTCATGTCAGCCTTGCGCACCATCGGGCCGGCTTCCATGGAGGTGTGG
This genomic window contains:
- a CDS encoding response regulator, yielding MSDHDILSDAEREALSAVMLEPDLPPQRVLIVDDDKDARELLSEILALDGIHCMTAASGETALNMLETKPSIGLLITDLRMGNVDGLELVRLVRESPRAALPIIIVSGDADVKDAIEAMHLSVVDFLLKPIDTEKLLGLVKHELGMDL